A window of the Bdellovibrio svalbardensis genome harbors these coding sequences:
- the hpf gene encoding ribosome hibernation-promoting factor, HPF/YfiA family, whose protein sequence is MKLNYTFKHLDHSDSLETYTEERMSEIGKFLLRDGYGSVYFSKQKNEFCVEVSVNTKEKYFKASAFGMDIYAAVDSAVEKLEKQFLKNTKQFKDHKKPELTKEGRLETFLRMRKAA, encoded by the coding sequence ATGAAACTCAACTATACCTTTAAGCATCTTGATCATTCTGATTCTCTTGAAACTTATACAGAGGAAAGAATGTCAGAGATCGGGAAGTTCCTGCTTAGAGATGGTTACGGCAGCGTTTACTTTAGCAAACAGAAGAATGAGTTCTGTGTTGAAGTCTCTGTGAACACCAAAGAAAAATATTTTAAAGCCTCAGCCTTTGGGATGGATATCTACGCAGCCGTGGATTCCGCGGTGGAAAAGCTGGAAAAACAGTTCCTTAAGAACACAAAGCAATTTAAGGATCATAAAAAGCCAGAGCTCACTAAAGAAGGGCGCTTGGAAACATTTTTACGCATGAGAAAAGCTGCGTAA
- a CDS encoding substrate-binding periplasmic protein: MTISLSSYGGSITYVTDPFPPYIYEKENLPQGSVTKTLPLILGIKPEEITYKFVPWKRALLEIEQGTADIIGPMLVDPKKDYLWFTQPVMAGEVSLWSSVTNKKAKDLNWLKPEDLNGLRLGFILGYFYGEDFEKYLKDPGVQTIHIKDVEQALNMLKKGHIDIFVGLDAVFVDYASKPPFQLKDFKKVGKPVFTGEYTYGISKKSPLAKQLKVINARIAELRKQKAAQ; encoded by the coding sequence TTGACGATATCACTTTCTTCCTATGGGGGATCCATCACTTACGTCACAGACCCCTTTCCTCCTTATATCTATGAAAAGGAAAATCTCCCCCAAGGCTCGGTGACAAAGACGCTGCCCCTCATCCTGGGGATCAAGCCCGAGGAGATCACCTATAAGTTTGTCCCTTGGAAAAGAGCCTTGCTGGAAATAGAGCAAGGAACCGCCGACATCATCGGCCCCATGCTGGTGGATCCCAAAAAAGACTATCTGTGGTTTACCCAACCAGTGATGGCCGGGGAAGTGTCTTTGTGGTCATCAGTGACAAACAAAAAGGCGAAGGATCTGAATTGGCTGAAGCCCGAAGACCTCAATGGTTTACGACTGGGATTTATTCTGGGCTATTTCTATGGAGAGGACTTTGAGAAGTACTTAAAAGATCCAGGTGTTCAGACGATCCACATCAAAGACGTCGAGCAGGCGCTGAATATGTTGAAGAAGGGTCATATCGATATTTTTGTCGGCTTGGATGCCGTGTTCGTCGACTATGCCTCTAAACCGCCCTTTCAACTTAAAGACTTTAAGAAAGTCGGCAAGCCGGTCTTTACCGGAGAATACACGTATGGGATTTCCAAAAAATCCCCTCTGGCAAAACAGCTTAAAGTTATCAATGCCCGCATCGCAGAGCTTCGCAAACAGAAGGCCGCGCAATAA